The proteins below are encoded in one region of Clostridium pasteurianum DSM 525 = ATCC 6013:
- the minC gene encoding septum site-determining protein MinC, with amino-acid sequence MGEEKIVLKGNKDGLNVLIDMNAFKDFGEMLEKLEQKLLRGKRFYKGCTLKITTQLKFISERELRKLKDILFEEFLIKDCIFQDIEENESRIFTGIYEGRTKFLRKTVRSGQVISYSGNIVIIGDVNPGSEIFAAGNIIVLGTLKGDVHAGVNGNEQSIIAAFRLEPKVLQIANIMTRAPENDEKPDYPEVAKIKGKTIIVEPYSPNKFI; translated from the coding sequence ATGGGTGAAGAAAAGATTGTACTAAAAGGAAATAAAGATGGACTAAATGTGCTAATTGATATGAATGCCTTTAAAGATTTCGGTGAAATGCTGGAAAAATTAGAACAAAAGCTTTTGAGAGGTAAAAGATTTTATAAGGGTTGTACATTAAAAATCACTACGCAGCTTAAATTTATAAGTGAAAGAGAGCTTAGAAAATTAAAGGATATTCTTTTTGAAGAATTTCTTATAAAAGATTGTATATTTCAGGACATTGAAGAAAATGAAAGTAGAATTTTTACAGGGATTTATGAAGGAAGAACTAAATTTTTAAGAAAAACTGTAAGAAGTGGTCAGGTAATAAGTTATTCTGGAAATATTGTTATAATAGGAGATGTAAATCCAGGTTCTGAAATTTTTGCGGCTGGCAATATCATTGTCCTTGGAACTCTTAAGGGGGATGTACATGCTGGTGTAAACGGTAATGAGCAGTCAATTATAGCTGCTTTTAGACTGGAACCTAAGGTTTTGCAAATAGCTAATATAATGACAAGAGCTCCAGAAAATGATGAGAAGCCTGATTACCCGGAGGTAGCAAAAATAAAAGGAAAAACTATAATTGTAGAACCTTATTCACCTAATAAATTCATATAA
- a CDS encoding GH25 family lysozyme produces the protein MKGIDIYSGQGNIDFNKVKNDGIEIVYIKATEGLTYTDDTFKNFYNDAKSVDLKVGFYHFLRNNNPVEEAKHFINVTNGLEVDCRYAIDVEVVLGQTSDKILNNVTQFANYLKSNGKDIVVYTYTSFLKEYLKSINNSFQLWIAEYGVKSPNINVPYIGFQYSDSGSVCGINGEVDLDEFSESILLRNAGSNLTLNNCNIQSIDGFVNEYNFHKVKSLQELINGLGLKDDSGNSLIVDGIFGELTEQASRKLPIAQVTGYHNDAYTDWIEIQFNQKPDHFFGKVMDNIIREFQRLKGLIVDGKVGIKTLKEILKQP, from the coding sequence ATGAAAGGAATAGATATATATTCGGGTCAAGGAAATATTGATTTTAATAAAGTAAAAAATGATGGGATAGAAATAGTATATATTAAAGCTACAGAAGGTTTAACTTATACGGATGATACTTTTAAAAATTTTTATAATGACGCAAAATCAGTGGATCTTAAAGTGGGTTTTTATCATTTTTTAAGAAATAATAATCCTGTAGAAGAAGCTAAACATTTTATTAATGTAACAAATGGATTAGAGGTTGATTGCAGATATGCTATAGATGTAGAAGTTGTGCTGGGACAAACTTCTGATAAAATTTTAAATAATGTAACACAATTTGCTAATTATTTAAAAAGCAATGGAAAAGATATAGTTGTATATACGTATACAAGTTTTTTGAAAGAATATCTTAAGAGTATTAACAATAGCTTTCAATTATGGATAGCTGAATATGGAGTAAAATCTCCTAATATTAATGTACCTTACATAGGTTTTCAATATAGTGATAGTGGAAGTGTATGCGGAATAAATGGAGAAGTAGATTTAGATGAATTTAGTGAATCTATTTTATTAAGAAATGCGGGAAGTAATTTAACTTTAAATAATTGCAATATTCAATCAATAGATGGATTTGTCAATGAATATAATTTTCATAAGGTTAAGAGTCTACAGGAACTTATAAATGGATTAGGGTTAAAGGATGATTCAGGTAACAGCTTGATTGTAGATGGCATCTTTGGAGAATTAACGGAACAGGCTTCAAGAAAACTCCCTATAGCACAAGTAACAGGTTACCATAATGATGCCTATACAGATTGGATTGAAATACAATTTAATCAGAAACCAGATCATTTTTTTGGAAAGGTTATGGATAATATTATAAGGGAATTTCAAAGATTAAAAGGATTAATTGTAGATGGTAAAGTTGGAATTAAAACATTAAAAGAAATATTAAAGCAGCCATAA
- a CDS encoding ankyrin repeat domain-containing protein produces the protein MAATGFVLIMIIMFFASFILTVPSIIGLIGCKAYKKKKGKKANLIIRILLIIILLAGSIMFVIPTAFGGMLVYDNHRQTQYELTLEAAADRGDLSRVEQLLDSGTNPDQNTGNNYTALTHACTGVDKYDIAKLLIEHKATVDIEFKGYSDGKEKGYTPLMYAVPEKQNYNIVKLLIENKANVNHKASSDGYTPLITAVNYENYTVLDLLIKNGADVNATDNKGKTVLEYACAKKSNYGTYTIIKSLLEHGALVNTKTTSLEKLLILVKEQNVNNIDANKEYYNKIISILNQYATK, from the coding sequence ATGGCAGCCACAGGTTTTGTTCTTATTATGATTATTATGTTTTTTGCCAGTTTCATCCTAACAGTGCCATCAATAATAGGACTTATAGGATGCAAAGCATACAAGAAAAAGAAAGGTAAAAAAGCAAATTTAATAATTCGTATACTATTAATTATCATACTACTAGCTGGTTCAATAATGTTTGTTATTCCCACAGCTTTTGGTGGTATGCTTGTATACGACAACCATCGCCAAACACAATATGAGTTAACACTAGAAGCAGCTGCCGATAGAGGAGATTTATCAAGAGTAGAACAGCTTTTAGATAGTGGAACTAATCCAGACCAAAATACTGGGAATAATTATACAGCATTAACACATGCGTGTACGGGAGTAGACAAATATGATATCGCAAAGCTTCTTATAGAACATAAGGCTACAGTGGACATTGAATTTAAAGGATATAGTGATGGAAAAGAAAAAGGATATACACCTCTCATGTATGCTGTACCTGAGAAACAAAATTATAATATTGTGAAATTGCTTATAGAAAACAAGGCTAATGTAAACCATAAAGCATCTTCAGATGGATACACTCCTCTCATTACAGCAGTTAATTATGAAAACTATACAGTTTTAGACCTCCTAATTAAAAATGGTGCAGATGTTAATGCTACTGACAATAAAGGTAAAACAGTTTTAGAATATGCATGTGCTAAAAAATCTAACTATGGAACCTATACAATTATAAAGAGTTTATTGGAACATGGGGCACTAGTAAACACTAAAACAACCAGTTTAGAAAAGCTTCTTATATTAGTAAAAGAACAAAATGTAAATAATATTGACGCTAATAAAGAGTACTATAACAAGATTATAAGTATTTTAAATCAATATGCCACCAAATAA
- a CDS encoding sigma factor-like helix-turn-helix DNA-binding protein: MDKLRCLVGKAKNNNEECMLFIIRKFKPLLKKYSNKLNYDGSDSDLVIALIEIINCIPIYKNSKFNEDKYIVGYINNSIKHKYIQLSKRNENIIKKETELDLNIISNYEAIQDWNLIDTSIFINNLVDKLSSYHKYIIKKIYIYNISEADLAKELNISRQSVNRAKNRALNNLRKIATE; encoded by the coding sequence TTGGATAAATTAAGATGTTTGGTAGGAAAAGCCAAAAATAATAATGAAGAATGTATGTTATTTATTATTAGAAAATTTAAGCCATTACTAAAAAAATATAGTAATAAATTAAATTACGATGGGTCAGATAGTGATTTAGTAATAGCTTTAATAGAAATTATTAATTGTATTCCTATATATAAAAATTCAAAATTTAATGAGGACAAGTATATAGTTGGATATATTAATAATTCTATTAAGCATAAGTATATTCAACTATCTAAAAGAAATGAAAATATAATAAAAAAGGAAACCGAATTGGATTTAAATATTATATCAAATTATGAAGCAATTCAAGATTGGAATTTAATAGATACTAGTATATTTATAAACAATTTAGTAGACAAGCTATCATCCTATCATAAATATATTATAAAAAAAATTTATATATATAACATTTCAGAAGCTGATTTGGCTAAAGAATTAAATATTTCTAGACAATCTGTAAATAGAGCTAAAAATAGAGCGTTAAATAATTTGAGGAAAATTGCTACTGAATAG
- a CDS encoding BhlA/UviB family holin-like peptide, whose product MENDVLKLAASQGIWALLAIVLIFYILKAQEKRDLKQQDREKNYQKIILKLTKEFEVIGHIQKDINEIREYIDNKS is encoded by the coding sequence ATGGAGAATGATGTACTAAAATTAGCAGCATCTCAAGGTATATGGGCTTTACTAGCTATAGTATTAATATTTTATATTTTAAAGGCTCAGGAAAAAAGGGACCTAAAACAACAAGACAGAGAAAAAAATTATCAAAAAATAATATTAAAGTTAACAAAAGAATTTGAGGTAATAGGACATATACAAAAGGATATCAATGAAATTAGGGAATATATAGATAATAAAAGTTAA
- a CDS encoding DUF4474 domain-containing protein: protein MDLMVSQVQQWLNTTYGNNENYTTIPEDGVTGGGTVAALITALQIELNISPADGVFGPATQAVCPTLSSGSTAQNQVYILQGALYCKGYNPNGLDGGYGNGVITAVKKFQADAGLTTQDGITTPMIFKALLNTDAFVLLSSGDSNIRIIQQHLNRDYNNVFGLIPCDGIYSKSTNVALIKALQHEEGIATDGIWGPTTQNLCPTIPGQYANTKFILLLQYALYCNGYNPNGFDGLYGNGVKNAVTSFQVFAGLYADGYAGKQTWASLLVSYGDPNRQGTACDCSTTITDEKAATLKANGYNIVGRYLTGRYAMTFEEISVISQNNLKVVPIFEVGGYQLSYFTSLQGMVDGNSAMVAATTLGFPDNTIIYFAVDFDALDEDVTNNILLYFQAINNRFTELNSSYKIGIYAPRNVCSRVAGAGYSCSSFVCDMSSGFSGNLGYPLPHDWAFDQISTISCGSGYGYIEIDNNICSGKDTGVSVPINGGKWVPNSTFAKVVSFAGFLYDPNQDIIYSKIDPLQENFGYCKFYDDSAATTLMSTIIDCEPIYFTYDTKDWLIELWKGQYCLETGAEIGIYNRDSGITDPRDAVLGKFFDCARHDLLNMSFVLKKDGVEIFRRGPENHWWLTGFKWGEFTANPSNDLTMDVTITLENLVMRKAFLKGLNDLGYIESNIDINSPSNPTGPVIWNEENTVSFTFDVPKSQQPQSKIDNFNSIQSQNQSRVADYNLIKNELNLTSNDPNLIQESTIEELSTEAQEAYNRITDWFNSIIPNLENITNS, encoded by the coding sequence ATGGATTTAATGGTTTCACAAGTTCAGCAGTGGTTGAACACTACTTATGGTAATAATGAAAATTATACGACAATACCTGAAGATGGAGTAACAGGCGGAGGAACAGTAGCAGCATTAATAACAGCTCTTCAAATTGAATTAAATATTTCACCAGCAGATGGAGTTTTTGGTCCAGCTACACAAGCTGTATGTCCAACTTTATCTAGTGGAAGTACTGCTCAAAATCAGGTTTATATTCTACAAGGTGCTCTATATTGTAAGGGCTATAACCCAAATGGACTTGATGGAGGATATGGTAATGGTGTTATAACTGCTGTAAAAAAATTTCAGGCAGATGCTGGTTTAACAACTCAAGATGGAATAACAACGCCTATGATATTTAAAGCACTATTGAATACTGATGCTTTTGTATTATTATCTAGTGGAGATTCTAATATAAGAATTATACAGCAGCATCTTAATAGGGATTACAATAATGTATTTGGACTAATACCTTGTGATGGTATATATTCAAAATCAACTAATGTAGCCTTAATAAAAGCTTTGCAGCATGAAGAAGGAATTGCTACAGATGGTATTTGGGGACCCACTACACAAAATTTATGTCCAACAATTCCTGGTCAATATGCTAATACAAAATTCATATTATTACTCCAATATGCTTTATATTGCAATGGTTATAATCCAAATGGTTTTGATGGACTATATGGTAATGGAGTTAAGAATGCGGTAACAAGTTTTCAGGTATTTGCAGGATTATATGCTGACGGATATGCAGGAAAACAGACATGGGCTTCCCTTTTAGTTAGTTATGGTGATCCGAATAGACAAGGAACTGCATGTGACTGTTCTACTACTATAACAGATGAAAAAGCAGCAACGCTTAAAGCTAATGGATATAATATTGTTGGAAGATATCTTACTGGAAGATATGCAATGACATTTGAGGAGATATCAGTTATATCTCAGAATAATCTTAAAGTTGTTCCTATATTTGAAGTTGGAGGATATCAGTTAAGTTATTTTACTTCTTTACAGGGAATGGTAGATGGAAACTCTGCAATGGTGGCAGCTACTACTTTGGGTTTTCCTGACAATACCATAATATATTTTGCAGTAGATTTTGATGCTTTGGATGAAGACGTAACAAATAATATCCTTCTATATTTTCAGGCAATCAACAACAGATTTACTGAATTAAATTCAAGTTATAAAATAGGTATATATGCTCCTAGAAATGTATGCAGCAGAGTTGCAGGAGCAGGATATTCATGCAGTAGCTTTGTATGCGATATGTCTTCAGGATTTAGTGGAAACTTAGGATATCCATTACCACATGACTGGGCATTTGATCAAATATCTACTATTTCATGTGGAAGTGGATATGGATATATAGAAATTGATAATAATATTTGCTCTGGTAAAGATACTGGTGTAAGTGTTCCAATTAATGGTGGCAAATGGGTACCAAACAGCACCTTTGCTAAAGTAGTATCATTTGCTGGATTTTTATATGATCCGAATCAAGATATTATATATTCTAAGATAGATCCACTTCAAGAAAATTTTGGGTATTGTAAATTTTATGATGATAGTGCTGCTACAACATTAATGAGTACAATAATTGATTGTGAGCCAATTTATTTTACGTATGACACTAAAGATTGGTTAATTGAATTATGGAAAGGTCAGTATTGTCTTGAAACAGGAGCAGAAATAGGTATTTATAATAGAGACTCAGGAATAACTGACCCGAGAGATGCTGTATTAGGTAAATTTTTTGATTGTGCAAGACATGACCTTTTAAATATGTCATTTGTATTAAAAAAAGATGGTGTAGAGATATTTAGAAGGGGACCAGAAAATCACTGGTGGCTAACAGGTTTTAAATGGGGTGAATTTACTGCTAATCCAAGTAATGATTTGACAATGGATGTAACTATTACATTAGAAAATTTAGTAATGAGAAAGGCATTTTTGAAAGGATTAAATGATTTGGGATATATTGAATCTAATATAGATATAAATAGTCCATCTAATCCAACTGGTCCAGTAATATGGAATGAAGAAAATACAGTAAGTTTTACTTTTGATGTTCCTAAATCACAGCAACCACAGTCAAAAATAGATAATTTTAATTCTATTCAATCACAAAATCAATCCCGTGTTGCAGACTATAATTTAATAAAGAATGAACTAAATTTAACTAGTAACGATCCTAATTTAATACAAGAAAGTACAATTGAAGAATTATCAACTGAAGCTCAAGAGGCATATAACAGAATTACAGATTGGTTTAATTCTATTATACCTAATTTAGAGAATATTACAAATTCTTAA